DNA sequence from the Halobacterium sp. DL1 genome:
CACTCCGTGCACGCGCCCTCCGGCGGGAACCGGAGCGCGCCACAGGCCCGGCAGCGTCCGGCCACCAGACGGTGGCGCTGCGGGAGCGTGCGGCGGTAGGACGGGACACTGACGTACGCCCCGCCGCCCTCCGGGACACCGGAGTCGAACGCGCCGCACCGCCGCTGGGCCGCCGCGAAGTCGAGGTCTCGGTCGCCCGCGACCGTCCGTCTGACCGGAATTTCACCACCCTCAACCCGGAACGCGTGCGCCGCGCCACCGCTACCGTACGTGACGACCAGTATCGTCTCGCTACCGTCGGCGACCGCGTCGGCGAAGCCGAGCAGCGCGCTCGCAGCGCCCGCGTCGCCTACCTCATCCGCGACGGTGCCGGCGGCCACCGTCTCGCTGTCGAGACCGAGCGCTCTCGCGGCGCGGTACGGCAGGTCGCCGTCGGGGGCCTGCAGCGCCGCGGCGTCCGGGTCGTTCGCGCCGCCGAGTTCGTCGACGGCGCCCGCGACGGTCTCGCGGTAGGCCTCCCGGTCGTAGGCGGTCACGCCGAGTCCCGTCGTCTCGTCGCTGCCGCGCTTCCTGAACCGGGTTCCTGGGTAGGTGGCGGTGTACGACGAGCGGTCGGTGACGGCTCCGGGGCTGTCGGGCGCGCAGACGATTGCACAAGCCCCCGCCCCGGCAGCGTGCCCGACAGCCTCGTCAAGGGCCCCCTGCGGGCAGTCCGCAGCGACGACCAGCGCTACGCCACCGCCGTCGAGCGCCGCCGATAGCGCCTCCCCGCCCGCAGCGGTGCTGCCGCCGAACTGGCTCGTTCGGGTGGTCTCCCCGACGCCGAGCAGGCTACCGAGTCGGCCGCTGCCGGCCTCCTCGTCGTACGGGAGCGTCGTGGACGCGAGGAACAGCGCGTCCACGCTCCCCGCCTCGTAGCCCGCCGCGTCGAGGGCGCGCTCGCCGGCCTCCGCGGCCATCGTGAGCGCGTCCTCGTCGGCGTCCGGCACGGCGACCGAATCGACGCCGCGCGCACGGAACCGGCCCAGGGCGTCCTCGACCTCCGCGGCCGACAGTCGGAACCGGGGGACGTACGCGCCGACACCCGCGATTGCAGAGTTCTCCGCAGTCATGCCTTCCCCTCCCGCGCGTTGCGCGGTCGGTTTCGCGTTCGCAAGCTCACGCGACTTCCGTCAGAGCTTTGCTCTGACGACGTCTCGCTCGCTCGTTGATGCTCGCTCACGAGACTCCCTCCAGGAGCGTGACGACCGCCGCACCGCCGCTTCCGCCGACGTTGTGCGCCAGTCCAAGTTGCGGGTCCTCGACCTGCCGCTCTCCGGCGTTCCCGGTGAGCTGTTTCCACAGTTCGACGACCTGTCCGGCGCCGGTCGCGCCGATGGGGTGGCCCTTCGCCTTCAGGCCGCCGGAGACGTTCACGGGGAGGTCGCCGTCCGCGTCGGTGACGCCCTCGCGCAGCAGTTCCGGGGCCTCGCCGCGCCCGCAGAAGCCGAGGTCTTCGTAGGCGAGCAGTTCCGCGATGGCGAAGCAGTCGTGGACCTCCGCCAGGTCGACGTCTTCCGGTCCCGCTCCGGCCATCTCGTAGGCCGCGTCCGCCGCGTTCTGGCTCGCTGGTATCGACGTGTAGCTCTCCCGCTCGAAGAGGCCGACGCGGTCGCTCGCGGCGCCGACGCCCGCGACTCTCGCGGTGTCCTCGAACTCGGCGGCAACGTCCTCGCTGGCGACGAGGACGGCGGCCGCGCCGTCGCTGGTCGGACAGCAGTGGTAGAGCGTTAGCGGGTCCGCGACCGTCGCGCCGCCGCTCGCGTCTTCGAGCGAGCACTCGAAGCCGAGGTGCGCGTGGGGGTTCTTCGCGGCGTTCGCGTGGTTCTTCACGGCCGCCCGGGAGAGGTCGTCGACGGCGGCGTCGTACTCGTCCACGTAGGCGCTCGCCATCTGGGCGTAGGTGCCCGCGAACGTCGTCCCAGTGAGGCGCTCCCACTCCGTCTCGCCGCTGACGCCGAGCCAGTACTTCGCGGCGTCGCCGCTCAGGTCCGTCATCATCTCGTAGCCGCCCGCGATGACGACATCGGCCATCCCCGACTTCACGGCCTGTACGGCGTTCCTGACCGCGTAGCCGCTGGCCGCGCAGGCGTTCTCCACGCGGGTCGTCGGCACGGAGAGCCCGGCGTGTTCGGCGACGGCGGGTCCGGAGAGACCGATCTGTCGGCCGCCGACGCCGAGCGTTCCTACGACCGCTTCGTCGACGTCTGCCCGGTCGAGTCCGTCGGCGCTCGCCAGCGCGCGCTCGACGGCGGTGGCGAACAGCGAGCGGTAGGACTCCCCGGGGAACGCCCCGAAGGCGGTCTGGCCCGCGCCGACGACGTAGGCGTCTCGCATATGTCCCGGAGTTGTCCCCCATCCCTCATAATCTCTGTCGACCGAACCGCGGCCTCTGTCGGAACGTTGATGTGACTGCCGTGCGGCGTGGTGGCATGGCTACGCTCGCCGGCAGATTCCGCTCGTGGCTGACAAGCGTGGAGTTCGCGGTGACCACCGGAGCCATCGCCGTCGCACTGGTCGCTGGCGCAGTCGCCTTCGAGACGTGGGGGGACTCCGTGGACGCCTACTTCGTCGTCCTGCTCGCGGGCGTCGGTGTGCCGAACATCTACGAGAACCAGTGGCCGCGGGCCTACGAGCGGCGGGTCGTGGGCGTCGCGTGGGCGCTCGTCACTTCGCTCGCGCTCGTGGCGTGCTACCTCTTCCTCGCGAACGGACTGCGGGCGTTCCTCGACGGGTTCGTGCCCGGCGCCGTAGCGTTCGCCGTCTCCTGGCTCCTCGGCATCTACGCGGCCCGCGTCTACGGCTGGGACTCGGCATAATTATTTGTCGTCCGAGCGACCTCTCTCAGTATGGCGTACAGCTACGAACCCCACTACTTCGAGGAGTTCGAGGAGGGGGAGACGTTCGAGAGCGTCGGCCGCACAGTGACGGAAGCTGACTTCACGTTCCACTCGATGTTCACCGGGGACTGGACGGAACTCCACTCCAACGCGGAGTACGCCGCCGACCAAGAGTTCGGCGAGCGCGTCGCCCACGGCCCGATGACGTTCGTGCTCGCCACCGGGTTCGTCTACCGTTGTGGCTTCCTCGAGCGCCGCGTCATCGCGTTCCTCGGGATGAACTACATGGACATCCCCGCGCCGGTGGCGATGGGCGACACCATCTCCCTGGACATGGAGGTCACGAAGACGAAGGAACTCTCCTCGCGGGACGACGCGGGCCTCGTCGTCATCGACACGGAGATGACGAACAGCGACGGGGAGACCGTCTTCTCGGGGGACATGAAGTTCCTCGTGAAGCGCGACCGATGAGCGCGCTCGACGACCTGCTCGCGGAGACCCGGGCGATAGATACCCACGCCCACCAGCCCACCCGGGAGTTCCTCGAGGACGCGGGCGGCCAGATGATGGAGGACGCCGCGAGCAAGTTCGGCTCCGAGATGGAGACGTGGGACTACGAGGAGATGGTCGAGGAGTACCACGACGCCGGCGTCTCGCGGGCCGTCCTCCTCGGCTGGGACGCCGAGACGAACACCGGCAACCCGCCCGTGCCCAACGACTACGTCGCGGAGGTGCGGGACGACCACCCCGAGTTCTTCGTCGGGTTCGCGTCCGTCGACCCGCTGAAGGACGACTGCGTCGAGGAGGCCGTCCGCGCCGTCGAGGACCTCGACCTCTCCGGGTTCAAGTTCCAGCAGATCGCCCAGGGCTTCGACCCGAGCGACCCCGAACACGACGCACTCTGGGACACCATCGAGGACCTCGGCGTGCCCTGCGTCTTCCACGGCGGGAACTCCACGCTCGGCGCCGGCGCGCCCGGCGGTCGGGGGCTGAAGGTCAAGCACGGAAACCCGATGCTCCTCGACGACGTGGCCGCAGAACACCCCGAACTACAGATTCTCATCGCCCACCCCGCGTTCCCCTGGGAGAAGGAGCAACTCGCCATCTGCCAGCAGAAGGGCAACGTCTACATGGACCTCTCCGGCTGGCTCCCGAAGTACATCGACGAACAGGTGCTCCACTACGCCGGCACCGTCCTCCGCGACAAGGTGATGTTCGGCACGGACTACCCGATGATTCGGCCCGGTGAGTGGCTGGACTCGCTCGGCGAGCACACCGACTACTCCGAGGACGTCTACCGGAAACTGCTCTGGGAGAACGCCGAAGAGTTCCTCGACCTGTAGCGGCCACCGGGTCCGACCCCCGACTCACGACTCCGGGACGACCCAGACGAACGCGACGCCGACGAGAGCGAGTCCGCTACCGACCAGGAACGCCGTCTCGTAGCCCGCCGCCTCGATGAGCGCGCCGCCGGCGATGGGGGCGACGAACGCGCCGGCGAGACCCAGAGTGGTCTGGAACGCCACCGCGGTGGCGGCGACGCGCCTGTCGACCAGTTCGCGGACGTACGCGAACGAGAGGCCGAGCGTCAACTGGATGGTGAAGCCGGCGACGAG
Encoded proteins:
- a CDS encoding ACP synthase translates to MTAENSAIAGVGAYVPRFRLSAAEVEDALGRFRARGVDSVAVPDADEDALTMAAEAGERALDAAGYEAGSVDALFLASTTLPYDEEAGSGRLGSLLGVGETTRTSQFGGSTAAGGEALSAALDGGGVALVVAADCPQGALDEAVGHAAGAGACAIVCAPDSPGAVTDRSSYTATYPGTRFRKRGSDETTGLGVTAYDREAYRETVAGAVDELGGANDPDAAALQAPDGDLPYRAARALGLDSETVAAGTVADEVGDAGAASALLGFADAVADGSETILVVTYGSGGAAHAFRVEGGEIPVRRTVAGDRDLDFAAAQRRCGAFDSGVPEGGGAYVSVPSYRRTLPQRHRLVAGRCRACGALRFPPEGACTECGASEGYDDTPLSKRGTVEAVTTISQGGAPPEFVPQQARAGEYASAIVAFDGVESGSVSVPVQVVLAGDDAPGIGDEVVAVPRLLYEQEGVRRYGAKVVPTNERRR
- a CDS encoding 3-ketoacyl-CoA thiolase; the encoded protein is MRDAYVVGAGQTAFGAFPGESYRSLFATAVERALASADGLDRADVDEAVVGTLGVGGRQIGLSGPAVAEHAGLSVPTTRVENACAASGYAVRNAVQAVKSGMADVVIAGGYEMMTDLSGDAAKYWLGVSGETEWERLTGTTFAGTYAQMASAYVDEYDAAVDDLSRAAVKNHANAAKNPHAHLGFECSLEDASGGATVADPLTLYHCCPTSDGAAAVLVASEDVAAEFEDTARVAGVGAASDRVGLFERESYTSIPASQNAADAAYEMAGAGPEDVDLAEVHDCFAIAELLAYEDLGFCGRGEAPELLREGVTDADGDLPVNVSGGLKAKGHPIGATGAGQVVELWKQLTGNAGERQVEDPQLGLAHNVGGSGGAAVVTLLEGVS
- a CDS encoding monoamine oxidase, with translation MAYSYEPHYFEEFEEGETFESVGRTVTEADFTFHSMFTGDWTELHSNAEYAADQEFGERVAHGPMTFVLATGFVYRCGFLERRVIAFLGMNYMDIPAPVAMGDTISLDMEVTKTKELSSRDDAGLVVIDTEMTNSDGETVFSGDMKFLVKRDR
- a CDS encoding amidohydrolase; this translates as MSALDDLLAETRAIDTHAHQPTREFLEDAGGQMMEDAASKFGSEMETWDYEEMVEEYHDAGVSRAVLLGWDAETNTGNPPVPNDYVAEVRDDHPEFFVGFASVDPLKDDCVEEAVRAVEDLDLSGFKFQQIAQGFDPSDPEHDALWDTIEDLGVPCVFHGGNSTLGAGAPGGRGLKVKHGNPMLLDDVAAEHPELQILIAHPAFPWEKEQLAICQQKGNVYMDLSGWLPKYIDEQVLHYAGTVLRDKVMFGTDYPMIRPGEWLDSLGEHTDYSEDVYRKLLWENAEEFLDL